DNA sequence from the Acidobacteriota bacterium genome:
CCGGGACATGGACGAACTGGAGCAACGGGCCCAGCGCGTCTCGGACATGCAGGGTCGGATCGAGGAGCAGGTCGAGGACCTGGCCGGCCAGGAAGGCGAGGATGGCCGGAGGCGCAGCGACCTCACGGCGCAGGAGCGCTCGGAGTTGATCGAGCGGATCATGGAGCGCAAGGATAGGTTGACCGACGAGGTCGCGGGTCTGGAGGCCCAGCTCAACCGGATGATGAGGAGCGCCCGCGATGAGCAGCCGGAGGCGGCCCGCAAGCTGCAGGCGTCGGCCGAAGTGATCCGGGACGAGCAGCTGAAGGAGAAGATCCGCTACTCCAAGGGTGTGCTGGCGGGGCGCGATGCGGAGTTCGCTCGCCTGTTCGAGGGCCAGATCCGCCGGGACATCGATGAGGTGATGGAGCGGATCGCCGAAGCGCAGGCCAGCGTCGGCGAAGGGGGTGGCGATCGTCAGGACCGGATGCTCGAGCAGGCCCGCGATCTGGTCGAGAACATGTCCTCACTCGAGGCCCGTCTGCGTGACCGGGCCGAGGCCGGCGCCAGGCTCGGTCAGCGTTCCGGTCAGGGCGGCGATCAGCAGAGCGGCGACCAGCAGGGCGGCGATCAGCAGGGCGGCGACCAGCAGGGCGGCGATCAGCAGGGCGGCGACCAGCAGGGTGGCAATCAGGAGGGCGGCAACCAGGAGGGCGGTGGCACGGACCGCGGCGGCGCTCGCAACCTGGAAGCTGGTGGCAGGGACTGGGGTCGGCCCAGCCAGTACGGATCGAGTTCGGGCGGCTGGTACCAGCCGGGCGTCTTCACCGCCGAAGACCTGCGCCAGTTCGAGCGCGAACTGGACCAGCGGCGCTCCGACCTGGAGGCCCTGAGGGCCGACCTCCGCCGCGAGCGGATGGACACCACGGATCTGGATCAGCTCCTGCGCCAGATGGGCGATCTGACTCTGCTTGGGCTCAACAAGGATCCGCTGGCCCTCGAGTCGCTGCGCCGCGACGTCGTGGAGGGACTCCGTCAGTTCGAGTACCGGCTGTGGCGCGAACTGCGGGGAGCCGACACCGAACGGGTCTACCTCGGCAACTCCGACCAGGTGCCGCCTGGCTATCGCGAACTGGTCGACGAGTACTTCCGCAAGCTGGCCAGCGAGAGCTGAAGCAGCCTCCTGGCCGTTTGCGCGGTCAACTCCCCGTCGGGATGTCGCTGTACGGAACGTCGCGGTCGACGCGGATCTCGCCCGGGAGGCCGAGGACGCGTTCGGCGATGATGTTGCGCAGGATCTCGTCCGTGCCGCCGGCGATGCGGAGGCCGGGGCTGTAGAGGAAGGACTGCTGGAACAGGGCGTCGGAGGGCATCAGGGACGGGTCCGTGATCACGCCGCCCATGTCCATCAGGTCCGCTCCGAACGAGGACACGTTCTGTAGCTTCGAGGCGGAGACGACCTTGCCGATCGAGTTCTCGGGTCCGGGCACCTTGCCCTGGGAGAGGGCCGTCATGGTGCGCGCCTTCGTGTGCTTCATGCCCATCGACTCGACGTACCAGTCGGCGATCTTCTCGCGGACCGACGAGTCCTCGAGGGCGGACCGGCCGTCGAGTTCGCAGGCGGCGGCGAGCTTCATCACCTCGCGGAAGTCCGGCGGCGGCGCGTCGCCGACGGCGAGGCGCTCGTTCATCAGGGTCGTGATCGCCACCTGCCAGCCTTCGCCGATCGCGCCGAGGCGCTGGCTGTCCGGTACCCGGACGTTCGTGAAGAAGACCTCGTTGAAGTTGGAACCACCGTTGATCTGCTTGATCGGCTTGATGTCGATCCCGGGCGACTTCATGTCGATGAAGAAGAAGGTCAGGCCCTTGTGCTTGGGAAGGGACGAATCGTGGCGGGCGACCAGGATGCCCCAGTCGGAGTAGTGGGCCCCTGAGGTCCAGACCTTCTGGCCGTTGACCACCCAGTCGTCGCCGTCGCGGTGGCAGCGGGTGCGCAGCCCGGCGACGTCGGACCCCGCCGCGGGCTCCGAGAACAACTGGCACCAGACCTCTTCGCCACGCATCAGCGGCGGAATGAAGCGGGCCTGTTGCTCCTGGGTCGCGTACTGCGCCATGACCGGACCGCACATGCCGAGACCGATGCTGAAGAAGCCGGTCGGGACGTCGAAGTCCGCCTCTTCCTGGTCGTAGATGATCGTCTCGATCATCGGCCGGCCCTGGCCGCCATGCGCGACGGGCCAGTGACGGCAGGCGTAGCCGGCGTCCGCCTTCCTGGCCTGCCACGCCTTGGCGAGGGCGAGGCCCTCCTCGGCGTCGAGCCGGCGGCTGACGCTGGGGCGGTCCTTGCGCGGTTCCGCGTTGGCGCCGAGCCAGGCGCGGACCTCCGCGCGGTACGCGGCCTGTTCGGGAGTGTCGTTGAAGTCCATCAGGCGGCCTCCTGCCGTTCCAGACCGGAGATCAGCCGGTCCTTCCACACCCTCTCGCTGCCGATGCTGAGCGCAAGCAGCTTGGAGCGGCGGTAGTAGAGGTGGCAATCGGACTCCCAGGTGAAGCCGATGCCGCCGTGGGTCTGGATGTTCTCTTTCGAGGCGAAGTGGAAGGCCTGCGTCGCCGCGACACGGGCCGCGGCCGCTGCGACCGGTAGCTCGGGCGCGTCGGTCGACAGCGCCCAAGCGCCGTAGTAGCAGTTCGCCCGGGCGAGTTCGTTCTTGATGTACATGTCGGCGAGCTTGTGCTTGATCGCCTGGAAGGAGCCGATCGGCCGGCCGAAGGCGTAGCGGCCCTTGGCGTAGCCGATCGCCATCTGGAGGCAGGCGTCGGCGCCGCCGAGCTGCTCCATGGCGAACAGCACCGCGGCGCGGTCGAAGACACGGTCCTTGAGGGTCCAACCCTGACCGGATTCTCCCAGGAGTTCGGCCTTCGCGCCGTCGAAGGTGATCCGTGCGTGGGAACGGGACGGATCGAGCGTATCGACCGGCTCGCGAGCCACTCCGTCGCCGTCAAGATCGACGAGGGCCAGGGAAGTGCCGCCGCCATCGCGGGCTACCACGATGCAGAAGTCAGCGATGTCGCCGTCAGGAACCGGCACCTTGGTCCCCGTTAGCCGACCGTCCTTGAGCGTCGTCTGGAGGTTCGCCCCGGTTGCCTGACCCGGCCCCTCGGAGAGGGCGAAGGTACCGACCTGTTCGCCGCCGGCCAGTCTGGGCAGCAGTTCCTGCTTCTGGTTCTCGGAGCCCGCCAGGAGCACGGCTTCGGTCGCCAGGTAGACGGAGGAGGAGAAGGGCACCGGCGCGATTGCCCGGCCAATCTCCTCGGCGACGACGCAGAGCTCGAGGTAGCCGAAGCCGATGCCGCCGTACTCCTCGGGGATCGCGATTCCGGGAGACTCGTTGGCACAGATTTGCTGCCACAGATCGCGGGCGAACGGTTCGTCCGTATCCTCCAGCACCCGCCGGGGCACGGTGGTGTCGCAGGCGGCGCGCAGGAAGTCGCGCGTCTGCTGTTTCAATGCCTTCTGGGCATCCGAGAAATCGAAGTTCATGGCTGCTCCGTGGTCAGTTTCGGACGCGGAGTGTAGCAAGGGAAAACGAGGCCGGTCGCCCTCTCGTCGAACCTCGTTCAGACCCGGTAAGTCCGGCCCTCCGCGGCGGCCTCGATCTCAAGGTCGGAGCGTTCGAGCATGTCGTCGCCGAGGTGTGTGAGCAGCATCCGGCCGCAGTCCAGACGACGCCTTTGAGCGAGCAGCTCGACGTAGTTCAGGTGGTTCGGCACCGGCCGGTCGTAGAAGTTGCACTCGCAGACGAAGAGGTCCGCGCCCGCGGCCGCGTCGATCAGAGCTTCGGTCCACTCGGTGTCGCCGGAGAACACGAGCGTTCGGCCGCCGTACTCGACACGGAGTGCATAGCTCGGCGCGCCGGACGGGTGGACGACCTCGAACGGGATCACCCGCAGCCCGTTGATCGAGACGGACTCGCGCTCGTGAAGTTCGACGATCTCGAGTTCGAACGCCAGCTCGCGCCTTGAGGATCCGGGGTAGAGAGCCTCCGCCGCCTGGCGGAGTCTCTCCCGCAGCCCCGGGGGCCCCGCCAGGGTCAGCGGCGTCGCGCGGCGGGCCCGGTAGTGGGCGTCGCTCAACAGGAAGGGCAGACCGCCGAAGTGGTCTCCGTGCAGGTGGGTGATGAGGATCGTGCGGATCGTCGCGGGTTCGATGCCTCGAGCCTTCATCGCGGCGAGAGACGTCGCGCCGCAGTCGAGCAGGGTCGGGGAGAGCGCGCCGTCGTTCGTTTCACCGCTCAGGAGGAAGCAGGTGTGCAGGCGGCCGCCGCTGCTGAAGGCGTCGCCGCAGCCGAGAACCTGGAGTTGAAACGTCATCCGGGTTGTGAAGCAGGATCCGAGCGTCGCGGACGCGGCCGTGTCCGTGACCGTGTCCGTCTGGCGGACGGCATGATAGAGCACCAGGCTACGTGGTACGCAGCGGCATCAAGGGGCCCGGCGAAGGCGTCGGCCCGTCGACCAGGAGGAGCCGGGCAATGGCGGAACAGACCAGTTTCGAGACGATTCGGGTTGAGAAGGACGGGAGCCTCGGTTTCCTGACGCTCGCGCGACCGGAGCGGCTGAATGCCGTCGACGGGACCATGCTGCGCGAACTGGCGGTTGCGGCGAGGTGGTTCGACCGACAGAGCGAGATCGATGTCGTCATCCTTCGCGGCGAAGGCCGTGCGTTCTGCGCCGGAGCCGACCTGAAGGCGATGGGCGGCGCTTCGAAGTTGAACTGGCGCCAGCGCCGCGAGGCAGGCCAGCTCGGTCGCCGGGCGATGGACGCCCTCGAGCAGATGCGAGCGCTGACCCTGTCGCAGGTCCAGGGCTACGCGGTCGGTGGCGGCTTCCTGCTCATGGTGGCCTGCGATCTGCGGGTCGCTGCCGAGGACGCCGTGTTCTTCATCCCCGAGGTCGAGTTAGGGCTTCCTCTGGCCTGGGGCGGCGTGCCGCGCATGGTGCGCGAGATCGGCCCGGCCCTGACCAAGGAACTGATCATCACCTGCCGCCGCTTCGGTCCGTCCGAGGTGGCGCCGATGGTCAACCGGATCGTGCCGCCGGACCGGCTCGAGCAGGAGACCATGGATCTCGCCCGTTCCCTGGCCGCGATGCCCACGGTGCCGGCGGCCGTCACGAAGGACCACGTGAACGCCGTCTGCCGTGCCATCGCGGGCGCCACCGACTTCGCCGACGGCGACACGCTGCAGTGGGTGAGGGGCGATGCCGAGTCGGAGGCGGCCCGTGTGCGCTACACGGAGCGCACGCTCGGCGGTAAGAGCGATTGAAGGTGTCCGCCGCCCGCTGTCGGTTCAGTCGGCCGGCGTCTTGTGGACCCGGCCCAGCCGCATGACGAAGCGGACGTCCTGAAGCCTCCTGACGTCCGCGATCGGGTCGCCCTCGACCGCGATCAGGTCGGCCGCCTTGCCGGCCGTGATCGAGCCGGTCCCTTCCCAGATGTCGAGCAGCTTCGCGGTGACGACCGTGGCCGACTGGATCGCCGTCATCGGCGCCATGCCGCCTTCGACCATGTAGAGGAACTCCTGGGCGTTGCTGCCATGGGGGCAGACGCCGCAGTCCGTGCCGAAGGCGATCGGCACGCCGGCTCGATGGGCCTTGGCGAACGTGTCCTGGATCACCGGTCCGATGGCGGCCGCCTTCGGCCGGATGATCTCGGGAAAGTAGCCGGGGACCGCCGCCTTCTCGGCGACGAAGTTGCCCGCCGAGATGGTGGGGACGAAGTACGTGCCGTGTTCCTTCATCAGCTCGAATGCTTCTTCGTCCATGTAGGTGCCGTGCTCGATCGTCGTCACGCCGGCCCGGATCGCCCGCTTCATCCCCTCGGCCCCGTGGGCGTGGGCGGCAACCATGAAGCCGTAGTCCCTGGCGGTGTCGACGATGGCCCGGATCTCCTCCTCCGTGAACTGCGGGTTCTGGCCGCTCTTGGCCAGACTGAGCACGCCGCCGGTGGCCGTGATCTTGATCAGGTCCGCGCCCTCCTTGTAGCGCTGCCGGACCGCCTTGCGGGCATCCTCGACGCCGTTGACGATGCCCTGCCTGGGGCCGGGGTCGCCCTGCAGGTCCGGCCTCATGCCGTTCGTCCGGTCGCCGTGACCGCCCGTGGTGGCCAGCGAAGCGGTAGCGGCGAAGATCCGTGGCCCGGGCATGTCGCCGCGGTTGATCGCGTTCCGCACCGCCAGGATCGCCGTCGTTTCGCCGCCCACGTCGCGGACGGTGGTGAAACCGGCGAGCAGCGTCCGCTTCGCGTAGATCAACCCCTTGACCGTCGCGTCCGCCGGGGTTTGCTGGAAGCGCTCGAGGTACGAGGCGGCGCCGGACTGCTCCGACGTCAGGTGGACGTGCATGTCCATCAGGCCGGGCAGGACGGTATGGCCGGACAGGTCGATCAAGGTGTCCCCGTCCGCCGGATCGGCGAATCCCTCCTCGACCGCCGTGATCGACTCGCCTTGGACGACGATCGTGTGCCGGCCGAGGACCTCGCCGGCTTCGACGTCGACCAGGGAGCCCGCGTGGATGACGGTGCGGCCGTCGGCGGCGAGAGTAGTCGCCGTAGTGAACAGGAGGAGCGCCGCTACGGTGAGGAAGGCGGCGATGGGGGATTGGGTGAAACGGTTCGTCATCGTCGGGTACTCCGTTGACTTGGAAGCGGGAAGGGGTCGCGAATGTAGCGCAGCACGGGATAGCAGCTACTGCTGGGCTAGTGCTGGCCGGACTGACCGGCGCGTGTCCTGCCGAACCGGCTGATGGTCCAGGTCAGGACGAAGCCGGCGACGGCGAGTGCCAGAGCCGTTGCGCCCTGTAGCGGTGCGGGGAAGGCGAGGTTCTCGAAGGGCCAGAGACCTACAACGGCTCCCAGCAGCAGTCCCATGAGCACTCCAAGCGTCGCCTGACGGAAGCGTCGCAGGGCGAACCGCACGGCATTGCTGATCAGCGTTGCGCCGACCGCGATGCCCACGAAAACGGGCAGCAGTACGTCTGCCGCTTCCATGACCGCTCGCGGGTCGAGACCGCTGAGTCCCGCCAGCACCTGGTCGATGGCGCCGAGAATCGGTTCGTACTGGCCGAGGACCAGGAGCAGGTAGGCGCCGCTCACACCCGGCAGAATCATCGCGGCAGCACCCGCCGCTCCGGCGACCGCGAGCAGGAACGGCCCGCTGCTGGTCGATTCCGCTGCAGTGGGGCCGCTTTGGAGCAGGGCGAGCCCGGTCATGGCGGCGAAGCCGCCGACCGCGCCGCCCCAGAACGCACGGACAGCCGGTTGAGCGAGACGCCAGACCAGCGGCAAGCCGCCCAGGGTCAAGCCGATGAAGGCGCTGTACGTGATCCAGCGGTGGTGCACCACGAGATCGCGCAGGGCACCCGCTAGAAGGAGGATCGCCAGACCTCCGGAGGCGGCGACCACTGCCAGCAGCAACAGCGGCTGAAGCCGCAACCGCAGCCGCGTCGTCAAGGCCACGGCCTCGATGAACCGGGGATAGATACCGACCGCGAGCAGCATGGTGCCGCCGCTGATTCCGGGCACCACGTTGGCGAGGCCCATCAGGACGCCGCCCGCGACCGCGCGCGGCGCCCAGGAAGCGGCGGAACTGCTCTGACTGCCGGCCATCCGGATGGAGTCTAAGGGCGCTTGGCGATCTCGTGCCGGATTGGACTAGCGTTGCGGCCATGACGGACTACGACTACGACCTGTTCGTGATCGGCGCGGGCTCCGGTGGCGTACGCGCCAGCCGGATGGCCGCCGGCTACGGCGCGCGGGTGGCGGTGGCCGAGGAACGCTACTTGGGCGGAACCTGCGTCAACGTGGGCTGCGTGCCGAAAAAGCTGCTGGTCTGTGCTTCGGCCTTCGCAGACCACTACCAGGAGGCCTCGGGATTCGGCTGGACGGCGGGGCAGCCGGCCTTCGACTGGGGCCAGCTCATCGCGAACAAGAACCGGGAGATCGAACGGCTCAACGGGATCTACCGCGGCCTGCTCGACGGTGCGGGCGTGGAGCTGTTCGAGGGCCGGGCGCGGCTGCTCGATCCGCACACGGTTCAGATCGATGCAGGTGGGGCGAGCGAGAGCCGGGTCACGGCGGATCAGATCCTCATCGCCGTCGGCAGTTGGCCGGACATGCCGTCGATTCCGGGCATCGAGCACGCGATCAGCTCGAACGAGGCCTTCTACCTGGAGCGCCTTCCGGAGCGCGTGGCGGTCGTCGGCGGCGGCTACATCGGCGTCGAGTTCGCGGGCATCTTCGCCGGCCTCGGTTGCGACGCGACGCTGATCTACCGCGGTCCGCTGTTCCTGCGCGGGTTCGACGAGGAGATCCGCAGTCATCTGGCCGAGGAGATGTGTGCCCGCGGCATCGAACTCCGTTTCGACCGCCAGGTGGAGTCGATCGAGGAGTTGTCGGGAAGTGGAGGCGACCGTCTGCGACTCAACCTCGACAACGGCGACCAGGTCTCATGCGGCGAGGTGCTCTACGCGACGGGACGCCGGCCCCTGGTCGCCGACCTTGGACTGGAGAACTGCGGCGTGGCGCTCGGCGAGCAGGGCGAGATCCTGGTTGACGAGTTCTCGCGCAGCAACGTGCCGAACATCTGGGCGATCGGCGACGTTACGGACCGCCTGAACCTGACTCCGGTCGCTATCCACGAGGCGATGTGCCTGGCCCGGACGCTGTTCGCCGGGGAGCCGACCCCGGTCGACCACGAAACCGTCGCCACGGCCGTCTTCAGCCAGCCGCCCCTGGCCGCGGTCGGTCTGACGGAGGAGGAGGCGGGGGCCCGCTACGACGAGGTCGACGTCTACCGGAGCCGGTTCCGTCCGCTCAAGCTGACTTTGACCGACAACCAGGAGCGCACCCTGGTCAAGCTGATCGTCGAGCGCTCCAGCGGCCGCGTGCTAGGCGCCCACATGCTGGGCGCGGACGCGCCGGAGATCATCCAGGGCCTCGCGGTGGCGGTAAAGATGGGCGCCACGAAGAACGACTTCGATGCCGCGATGGCGATCCACCCGACCTCGGCCGAGGAGTTTGTTACCTTGGCGTGAGGGCACGCATGAACATACGGAGATTCGTCCCGATTCTCGCGTTGGGAGTCTTCCTCGGTCTGGCCCCAATCCAGTCTACCGAGGTTTCCTTCTCGACAGACGAGCCGCGCCACAACCTGATCGTGCGCGTCGTACTTGTGACTCCAGACGGGCATGCGTACGACTTGCCGAACGGTGGGGGATGGCCGGCCGCCGTTCCCAGAAAAGAGAGCCAGGTTCTGAAGTTCTTCGAGGTCGCCATCTGGGAGGAGAGGAGGTCCATCCACTTCTACGAATTCGACGACGATTTCGACGATCGCGGGGGCACAGCCCACAGGGAGAGCTATGTCGTCATGAAGATGGACGGTATGCCCGGCCCCAACACGCCGGAAAGAAGCCGGTTCCTGCGGGATGCGTTCGCGACGTTCACTACCTACCTGACGGAGCGCTATCCCGATTCCGGCCATCACCTGATGTACAACGGACACGGTGGGCCCGGCGGTCGGCTCTTTGAGGTTCAGGTGACGTACTCCGATGCCTCGTCTCTCCTGGCGCACTGGGCCGGAGAGTTGGGCCGCCGCCTAGGCGTGGTCGACATGGGAGGTCCGTGCAACAAGGGCTCTTTCGCCGACCTGGAGAACTTCTGCCAGCACTCGCGGTACTACGTCGCATCGGACCTGCCCAATGGGGGTTACACGATGGATGACTGGACGATCGAGAAGTTCCGGGAGACAGATCCAGAGTCCCAGTACCACCGGCTGTTCGAAGAGAACGCGAGTCTGGAAGAGGTTCTGAGCGCACGCATCGACCTCCGGAGGCGTCTCTATGAGTACTCGCGAGCCAACATGACGACTTCGGAGATTCGGCAGGGCAACTACTTGTACTCCTGTTCTGCCTTCACCACCTTCGCCGTGGAGTTCTGGGAGTTCGTTCGGGAGAAGGGAGGGCGATACGCGGGGGGCGACGATCTGCATGACTACATGGTCGAGTACGGGGCGGACAGCTCGCTCTTCGCGGGTTTCGAGGATGTCTTCGTACGTCGCGCGGACAACCGGGACTTCTTCGACTGGGGGCCCGGAGCCAATGGCATGCTGATGCCCGGCCGCCTCCCGCTGGCGGCGCGGCTGGTGGCGCCGGCCATTGTCGAGGCGGGTGCCCCCGTGGCCTTCGACGGCAGTGGTTCGCTAAGCGCCCGGAGCTACAGTTGGGACTTCGGCGACGGCTACGGAATCGAGCATCCAAACGCCAATTCGACGCCGGTGCACAGCTACTTCAAACCGGGCTCGTACGAAGTTCGGCTCGAAGTAGCGCGCGGCGGAGACTGTGGTGAGCGGTTCTGCGAGTTCCACTCGGCAACAGCGGTGGTCGAGGTTGAAGCGGCTCCTTCGCCGCCGGTAGCCCGATTCGATCTGACCGGAGACTGTGATGAGGACCTGTGCGTTGTGAACAGCGGCGTCGCCGTGGCCTTGCGCGATCTGAGCAGCGGTACCGTGGAGACGAGGCACTGGGACTTCGGTGACGGAGTCACTTCGAGCGCGCCTGTTCCACGACATTCTTGGACGTCCCCCGGCTTCTATCGGGTCGAGCTTGTCGTGTCGGGTTTGGGCACGGAGTCGACGGCGAGCCGGGACATCCTGGTGCGGGCGAGCGATCCCGCAGGCACGTGCGAACCGAACCCTGAGACGCTCTGTCTACGGGACTCGCGCTACAGGGTCGAGGTGGATTGGCGGACCGGCGACGGCGGCCGTGGAAAGGGCACCGTGATCCATGCGGGAACGAACGATTCCGGTCTGTTCCGGTTCTTCGATCCCGAGAACTGGGAGATCCTGATCAAGGTGCTGGATGGCTGCGGCGTCAACGGCCACGTCTGGGTGTTTGGCGCCTCGACCACAGATCTGGGCTACGTGATTCGCGTGACGGACACGGTGAGCGGGGACGCGAAGGAGTACCGGAACCAGTCGGGAACGCCCGCGGCGGCGATCACGGATTCGAAGGCGTTTCCGGGTGGCTGCTGGAAGCACACTAGCTCACCGCGGTGAAGCTAGCCGTGGCGGCGGCTTGGTTCCGGCGGTTGGGGGCTCTCCGCAGCTCTGCTCAACCCGGACTTCGCCGGCGCTCGACCGCGTCGAGTACGTCGACTTCGAGGCGCGGTCCGCCCAGGTCGGCGATCTCGCGCAGGCCGGTGGGGCTGGTCACGTTGACCTCGGTCAGCCAGCCGCCGATCACGTCGATGCCGGCGAAGACGATCCCGAGCCGCACGAGTTCGGCGCCGATCGCCGCCGCGATCTCACGGTCACGATCGTCGACTTCCGTGGCGGCCGCCTGGCCGCCGACGTGGAAGTTGGCGCGCGATTCGCCTTCGGCTGGCACCCTGAGCACCGCGCCGAGCGCCTCGCCCTCGACCAGGATGACCCGCTTGTCGCCCTGCCGGATCTCCGGCAAGTAACGCTGCGCCATGATGTAGCGGCTTTCGTGTGCGGTGGCCGCCTCCAGAATGGCGCTGGTGTTCCGGTCGCCGGCCTTGAGGTGGAAGATGCCCTCGCCGCCAGCCCCGTCGAGGGGCTTGACGATCATCTCGCCGCCCATCTCCTCCTGGAAGGCGAGCAGCTCCGCGATGCGCCGGGAGACGCGCGCCGGCGGGCAAACGGCCGGGAACCGAAGCGCGAACAGCTTCTCGTTCGCGTCGCGAAGCGACAGCGGGTCGTTCACCACCAGGGTGCTCTTCGCCACCATGGAGAGCAGGTGGGTGGCGTAGAAGAACGCCATGTCGAAGGGCGGATCCTTCCGCATCCAGACGACGTCGAACTCGTCGAGAAAGGCGGCCCGGCCGGCCCCAATCTCGTACCAGGGTCCGCCGGAGACCGGGTCGACGGTGCGGGCGGGAATCACTTCCGCCCGCGGCCGGCCATCCGGGCCGAGTTCCAGGTTGTCGATCGTGCAGACGGCGAGTTCGTGACCCCGGCGATCCGCCTCGCGCAGGAACGCGATCGTCGTGTCCTTTTCCGGGTCGAGGCGCTCGATCGGATCGATGACGAAGAGGTGGCGCATCGCGCGGGAGGCAAGTCGAAGCGGGCCGCGCAAGCTATCACGCGGTCGTGCCGGCGGAATCGACGGCGCGGACCGTACAATTCGGCGCCGTGGCCCCGACCGATCCATGCTGGCTCTTCGGCTACGGCTCGCTGATCTTCCGCCCGGCGATCCCCTTCGTGGAGCGCCGGCCCGCTCGCGTCCGAGGCTGGACCCGGCGTTTCTGGCAGTGGTCGACGGACCACCGCGGCGAACCCTGGCGTCCTGGGCGGGTCGTTACTCTGGTGCCCGCGCTGGAGGACTGCTGCTGGGGCATGGCCTATCGTCTCGACGAATCGGACGCCGAGACCATCCTCGCCGACCTCGACATCCGCGAACGGGGCGGCTACGTCCGCATGGAGATCGAGCTTGAACTGCGGGACCCTGCCGAGCAGGCGTCGGACGTTTCGCCGGCGTCGCCACAAGTCGTGACGGGCCTCACGTACCAGGCCTGGCCTGGCAACCGGAACTACGCCGGCCCGGCGCCGCTCGCCGAGATCGCGGCTCAGGTCCTGGAAGCGACAGGTCCGAGCGGTACGAACGCCGACTACGTGCGGGCCCTCCACGCCGCACTCAATGCTCTCGGCCTCGAGGACCCGCACGTGGCGGCCGTGGCTGTCATGTGCCGTAAGTAGACCGCCGCAAACCGGCGCCGCCCTCCGGCCCCAGGCGGGCACGGTCCGCCGCAGCTCTAGCGTCAGTCGACGATCGCCTGCATCACGGCGTTCTGGAAGTCGGCGCGGAGCGGGCCGCCCGGTGTCTGCACCATCAGAACCGCTGTCAGATCCTCCCGCGGATCGACCCAGTAACTCGTGCCGAACGCGCCGACCCAGCCGAAGCTGCCGGTGGACCTGTGGTCGCCTCGCGCCGCGACGCCGTCGAGCACGACGTCCACGGTGAGTCCGAACCCCATCCCGACCGCCCCCGCCTTCTCGTACAGGTCGCCGACGTGGTTCGACCCCATCAGTTCGACGGTCCGGGAGCCCAGCAGCCGCGTGCCGTTCAGCTCCCCGCCATTGACCAGCATCTGGGCGAACTGAAGGTAGTCCTCAGCCGTCGACCAGAGTCCGCC
Encoded proteins:
- a CDS encoding PKD domain-containing protein; translation: MNIRRFVPILALGVFLGLAPIQSTEVSFSTDEPRHNLIVRVVLVTPDGHAYDLPNGGGWPAAVPRKESQVLKFFEVAIWEERRSIHFYEFDDDFDDRGGTAHRESYVVMKMDGMPGPNTPERSRFLRDAFATFTTYLTERYPDSGHHLMYNGHGGPGGRLFEVQVTYSDASSLLAHWAGELGRRLGVVDMGGPCNKGSFADLENFCQHSRYYVASDLPNGGYTMDDWTIEKFRETDPESQYHRLFEENASLEEVLSARIDLRRRLYEYSRANMTTSEIRQGNYLYSCSAFTTFAVEFWEFVREKGGRYAGGDDLHDYMVEYGADSSLFAGFEDVFVRRADNRDFFDWGPGANGMLMPGRLPLAARLVAPAIVEAGAPVAFDGSGSLSARSYSWDFGDGYGIEHPNANSTPVHSYFKPGSYEVRLEVARGGDCGERFCEFHSATAVVEVEAAPSPPVARFDLTGDCDEDLCVVNSGVAVALRDLSSGTVETRHWDFGDGVTSSAPVPRHSWTSPGFYRVELVVSGLGTESTASRDILVRASDPAGTCEPNPETLCLRDSRYRVEVDWRTGDGGRGKGTVIHAGTNDSGLFRFFDPENWEILIKVLDGCGVNGHVWVFGASTTDLGYVIRVTDTVSGDAKEYRNQSGTPAAAITDSKAFPGGCWKHTSSPR
- the gshB gene encoding glutathione synthase, which translates into the protein MRHLFVIDPIERLDPEKDTTIAFLREADRRGHELAVCTIDNLELGPDGRPRAEVIPARTVDPVSGGPWYEIGAGRAAFLDEFDVVWMRKDPPFDMAFFYATHLLSMVAKSTLVVNDPLSLRDANEKLFALRFPAVCPPARVSRRIAELLAFQEEMGGEMIVKPLDGAGGEGIFHLKAGDRNTSAILEAATAHESRYIMAQRYLPEIRQGDKRVILVEGEALGAVLRVPAEGESRANFHVGGQAAATEVDDRDREIAAAIGAELVRLGIVFAGIDVIGGWLTEVNVTSPTGLREIADLGGPRLEVDVLDAVERRRSPG
- a CDS encoding gamma-glutamylcyclotransferase translates to MAPTDPCWLFGYGSLIFRPAIPFVERRPARVRGWTRRFWQWSTDHRGEPWRPGRVVTLVPALEDCCWGMAYRLDESDAETILADLDIRERGGYVRMEIELELRDPAEQASDVSPASPQVVTGLTYQAWPGNRNYAGPAPLAEIAAQVLEATGPSGTNADYVRALHAALNALGLEDPHVAAVAVMCRK